A portion of the Malania oleifera isolate guangnan ecotype guangnan chromosome 3, ASM2987363v1, whole genome shotgun sequence genome contains these proteins:
- the LOC131151815 gene encoding guanine nucleotide-binding protein subunit gamma 1 — protein MESGGSETASPMTHRAQSLAAADTRGKHRILAEVKRLEQEARFLEEELEQLEKTEKASAACKELLANVETKPDPLLPVTVSPINPSWDRWFEGPQDSKGCQCWIL, from the exons ATGGAATCGGGTGGGTCCGAGACGGCGAGTCCGATGACCCACCGGGCGCAATCCCTGGCGGCCGCCGATACGCGGGGGAAGCATCGGATTCTGGCCGAGGTCAAGCGTTTGGAGCAGGAGGCTCGGTTCTTGGAG GAAGAGCTGGAACAGCTTGAAAAAACTGAAAAAGCATCTGCAGCATGCAAGGA ATTGTTGGCTAATGTGGAAACAAAGCCTGACCCATTACTACCAGT AACGGTCAGCCCTATAAATCCATCCTGGGATCGATGGTTTGAAGGTCCACAAGATTCAAAAGGTTGCCAATGCTGGATACTGTAA